The Zingiber officinale cultivar Zhangliang chromosome 9A, Zo_v1.1, whole genome shotgun sequence genome window below encodes:
- the LOC122021015 gene encoding adenylate kinase 4-like, translated as MASGAKVVLEDIPSLDLMTELLQRMKCASKPDKRLILIGPPGSGKGTQSPMIKDEYCLCHLATGDMLRAAVAAKTPLGIKAKEAMDKGDLVSDDLVVGIIDEAIKRPSCQKGFILDGFPRTAIQAEKLDEMLAKQGTKIDKVLNFAIDDAILEERITGRWIHPPSGRTYHTKFAPPKVPGIDDVSGEPLIQRKDDTAEVLKSRLESFHRQTEPVIDYYAKKGVVAQLHAEKPPNEVTIQVQKALS; from the exons ATGGCGAGCGGCGCGAAAGTGGTTCTCGAAGACATTCCGTCGCTGGATCTGATGACGGAGCTCCTCCAGCGCATGAAGTGCGCATCCAAGCCCGATAAGCGTCTCATTCTCATCG GTCCGCCAGGTTCTGGAAAGGGTACCCAATCTCCTATGATTAAAGATGAATATTGCTTATGCCATTTGGCAACGGGTGATATGTTGAGAGCTGCTGTGGCTGCTAAGACACCACTTGGAATTAAAGCTAAAGAGGCAATGGATAAG GGGGATCTTGTTTCTGATGATTTGGTTGTTGGCATTATTGatgaggctataaaaagaccatCATGCCAGAAGGGTTTCATTCTTGATGGGTTTCCAAGGACAGCCATTCAAGCAGAAAAG CTTGATGAGATGCTGGCAAAGCAAGGTACCAAGATTGACAAGGTGCTGAACTTTGCTATTGATGATGCCATATTGGAGGAGAGAATTACAGGCCGTTGGATTCATCCACCTAGCGGTAGAACTTATCATACAAAGTTTGCTCCTCCAAAAGTTCCTGGCATTGATGAT GTATCAGGAGAACCCTTGATTCAGAGGAAAGATGACACAGCTGAAGTCCTAAAGTCGAGGCTTGAATCTTTCCATCGACAAACTGAACCA GTTATCGACTATTATGCCAAAAAGGGTGTTGTCGCTCAACTTCATGCGGAGAAGCCCCCTAACGAAGTCACCATTCAGGTGCAGAAAGCTCTTTCGTGA